A stretch of Phoenix dactylifera cultivar Barhee BC4 unplaced genomic scaffold, palm_55x_up_171113_PBpolish2nd_filt_p 000130F, whole genome shotgun sequence DNA encodes these proteins:
- the LOC103714443 gene encoding outer envelope pore protein 24A, chloroplastic-like isoform X1 has translation MKATVKGRYEVDKSSATATFAVNAGDLKLKASMTDATFVQGPSLNGLALSLEKPGSFIIDYNVPKKDVRFQFMNSARVLDKTVNLTYTHARGDNRVGIDGSVAFDPANKVSVSYALDSGNCKVKYVYTHGVLRRTVLEPCYDVSKNSWDFAVTRKFEGGDSLKATYQTSSKHLGLEWNRESKFNGSFKHCLICLCEDMYLSSGEESVYEIRINTVV, from the exons ATGAAGGCTACTGTGAAGGGGAGATACGAGGTGGACAAGAGCTCCGCTACCGCCACCTTCGCCGTCAACGCCGGGGACCTCAAGCTCAAGGCCTCCATGACCGACGCCACCTTCGTCCAGGGCCCTTCCCTCAACGGCCTCGCCCTCTCCCTCGAGAAGCCCGGCTCCTTCATCATCGACTACAACGTCCCCAAGAAG GATGTTAGGTTTCAGTTCATGAACTCGGCGAGGGTTTTGGACAAGACGGTGAATCTGACCTACACGCATGCCCGCGGGGACAATCGGGTGGGCATCGACGGCTCGGTGGCGTTCGATCCGGCGAACAAGGTGTCGGTGAGTTATGCTCTGGATTCGGGGAATTGTAAGGTGAAGTATGTGTACACCCACGGGGTGCTGAGGAGGACAGTGCTGGAGCCCTGCTATGACGTGTCGAAGAACTCGTGGGATTTTGCGGTGACGAGAAAGTTTGAAGGGGGTGATTCGCTTAAGGCCACCTACCAGACGTCGTCCAAGCATCTCGGGCTGGAATGGAACAGGGAGTCAAAGTTCAATGGGTCCTTCAAG CATTGTTTGATCTGCCTCTGTGAGGACATGTATCTCAGTAGTGGTGAGGAAAGCGTGTATGAGATCAGGATAAATACCGTTGTCTAA
- the LOC103714442 gene encoding nodulation receptor kinase-like: MAAGIACFLLLVLVQRACGDDRPVDATKELRNQLLVRNPGNKILEKWHGDPCLPSPWEGLTCEKRNNMIVITKLNLSSKSLQGPLPTAIGYLTELEELDVQNNNFTGSIPESFASLHHLSKLYIGCNRHLSSELPPALVTANLTIGSESCADRDHCHPESSQRTVYLISTVAGGSVAFTLVLGIFFTCFHRRARQPDKRSFPIIKNPVFSESSTLDPHSSPVVQQFSLKYIDNATCHYKTLIGEGGFGAVYRGTLPHGQEVAVKVRSATSTQGTREFDNEVNLLSTIRHENLVPLLGYCCENDQQILVYPFMSNGSLQDRLYGEAAKRKALDWPTRLSIALGAARGLMYLHTFVGRCIIHRDVKSSNILLDDTMCGKVADFGFSKYAPQEGDSGASLEVRGTAGYLDPEYYSTQQLSTKSDVFSFGVVLLEIITGREPLNIHRPRNEWSLVEWAKLFIRESRIEEIVDPSIKGQYHSEAMWRVVEAALACTEPFSSYRPSMVDIVRELEDALIIENNASEYMRSIESMGGSNRFSVERKIFAPSSVPTEPSSTHCQTIAAPLPR, translated from the exons ATGGCTGCGGGGATCGCTTGTTTTCTTCTCCTGGTTCTGGTTCAACGAGCCTGTGGTGATGACCGGCCAG TGGATGCGACGAAGGAGTTGAGGAATCAGTTGCTGGTGAGAAACCCAGGAAACAAAATTCTGGAGAAATGGCATGGGGACCCGTGCTTGCCTTCTCCTTGGGAAGGTTTGACCTGCGAGAAGAGGAATAATATGATTGTCATCACTAAGCT GAATCTGTCATCGAAGAGTTTGCAAGGGCCACTTCCTACAGCCATTGGTTACCTAACGGAATTAGAGGAGCT GGATGTGCAGAACAATAACTTCACAGGGTCCATTCCGGAATCTTTTGCCTCTCTCCACCATTTATCAAAACT GTATATCGGGTGCAACCGACACTTAAGCAGTGAACTCCCGCCTGCCTTAGTGACGGCGAATCTTACTATAGG TTCTGAAAGCTGTGCTGATCGAGATCATTGTCACCCAGAGTCTTCTCAACGAACTGTTTACTTGATAAGTACTGTTGCTGGAGGATCTGTGGCCTTTACTCTTGTGCTTGGAATATTTTTCACTTGTTTCCACAGACGTGCACGCCAACCTGATAAGCGAAGTTTCCCAATTATAAAGA ATCCAGTTTTCTCAGAGTCCAGCACTCTTGACCCTCATTCAAGCCCTGTGGTACAGCAGTTCTCTCTTAAGTATATTGATAATGCCACATGCCACTACAAAACCTTGATAGGAGAGGGTGGATTTGGAGCTGTGTACCGTGGTACTCTGCCACATGGTCAAGAAGTAGCAGTAAAGGTTCGATCAGCCACCTCCACTCAGGGAACCCGTGAGTTTGATAATgag GTAAACCTTCTTTCGACTATTCGGCATGAGAATTTGGTCCCACTTCTTGGATACTGCTGTGAAAATGATCAACAAATTCTAGTTTATCCCTTCATGTCTAATGGTTCACTACAAGATCGTCTCTATG GGGAGGCAGCCAAAAGAAAGGCTCTTGATTGGCCAACCAGACTCTCAATTGCTCTTGGTGCTGCACGAG GCTTAATGTATCTGCACACTTTTGTTGGACGGTGCATCATACACCGGGATGTAAAGTCAAGCAACATTCTTTTAGATGACACCATGTGTGGCAAGGTGGCCGATTTTGGCTTTTCTAAATATGCACCACAAGAGGGAGACAGTGGTGCTTCTCTGGAAGTGAGGGGAACTGCTGGATACCTGGATCCAGA ATATTATTCGACCCAGCAGCTATCAACCAAAAGTGATGTCTTCAGCTTTGGAGTGGTTCTTTTAGAAATTATAACTGGAAGAGAGCCTCTAAATATACACAGGCCACGCAATGAGTGGAGCTTAGTTGAATGG GCAAAACTATTCATTAGGGAATCAAGGATTGAAGAAATTGTAGATCCTAGTATAAAGGGTCAGTACCATTCAGAGGCAATGTGGAGGGTGGTAGAGGCTGCATTAGCATGCACCGAGCCCTTCTCATCCTACCGCCCCAGCATGGTGGATATTGTCCGGGAGCTGGAGGATGCATTGATAATTGAGAACAACGCCTCGGAATATATGAGGTCCATTGAAAGCATGGGAGGGTCCAATCGCTTTTCAGTGGAGAGGAAAATATTTGCTCCATCTTCAGTACCTACTGAACCATCTTCAACTCACTGTCAAACCATTGCTGCTCCACTTCCCAGATAG
- the LOC103714443 gene encoding outer envelope pore protein 24A, chloroplastic-like isoform X2: MKATVKGRYEVDKSSATATFAVNAGDLKLKASMTDATFVQGPSLNGLALSLEKPGSFIIDYNVPKKDVRFQFMNSARVLDKTVNLTYTHARGDNRVGIDGSVAFDPANKVSVSYALDSGNCKVKYVYTHGVLRRTVLEPCYDVSKNSWDFAVTRKFEGGDSLKATYQTSSKHLGLEWNRESKFNGSFKISTSVNLEEQKKVPKIIAESTWNYEI; the protein is encoded by the exons ATGAAGGCTACTGTGAAGGGGAGATACGAGGTGGACAAGAGCTCCGCTACCGCCACCTTCGCCGTCAACGCCGGGGACCTCAAGCTCAAGGCCTCCATGACCGACGCCACCTTCGTCCAGGGCCCTTCCCTCAACGGCCTCGCCCTCTCCCTCGAGAAGCCCGGCTCCTTCATCATCGACTACAACGTCCCCAAGAAG GATGTTAGGTTTCAGTTCATGAACTCGGCGAGGGTTTTGGACAAGACGGTGAATCTGACCTACACGCATGCCCGCGGGGACAATCGGGTGGGCATCGACGGCTCGGTGGCGTTCGATCCGGCGAACAAGGTGTCGGTGAGTTATGCTCTGGATTCGGGGAATTGTAAGGTGAAGTATGTGTACACCCACGGGGTGCTGAGGAGGACAGTGCTGGAGCCCTGCTATGACGTGTCGAAGAACTCGTGGGATTTTGCGGTGACGAGAAAGTTTGAAGGGGGTGATTCGCTTAAGGCCACCTACCAGACGTCGTCCAAGCATCTCGGGCTGGAATGGAACAGGGAGTCAAAGTTCAATGGGTCCTTCAAG ATTTCCACATCAGTCAATCTGGAGGAGCAAAAGAAGGTTCCAAAAATAATAGCTGAAAGTACATGGAATTATGAAATATGA